One window of Candidatus Mycobacterium wuenschmannii genomic DNA carries:
- a CDS encoding acyl-CoA carboxylase subunit beta: MVHVLPDQVDDTAPAYLENRQGLSEHLDTIAEQLAMANGGGGAKYVARHRKRGKLLVRERIELLLDLDTAFLELCPFAAWGTKFPVGGSVVVGIGIVEGIESMIIAHDPTVRGGASNPYTFRKVFRGMAVARENRLPIINIVESGGADLPTQAEIFVPGGQLFHDLTQHSAAGLPTLALVFGNSTAGGAYIPGMCDYVVMVRNRSKVFLGGPPLVKMATGEVSDDESLGGADMHARTSGLADYMAEDEQDAIRIGRRIMARLNWRKDGVGPTMPPLPPVHDPDQLLGIASVDPKVPFDPRDVIARVVDGSAFDEFKPLYGTSLVTGWASIHGFPVGILANARGILFSEEAEKGSQFIQLANQIDTPLIFLQNTTGFMVGAEYEQGGIIKDGAKMINAVSNSTVPHVTITMGASYGAGNYGMCGRSYSPRFLFAWPNSKSAVMGPAQLAGVLSIVARESAADRGLPFDEEADAQMRAAVEGQIERESVALANSGRLYDDGIIDPRDTRTVLGFCLSVIHNGEIRGQRGYGVFRM, from the coding sequence TTGGTTCACGTCTTGCCCGATCAGGTTGATGACACTGCGCCGGCTTATCTCGAGAACCGCCAAGGATTGAGCGAGCATCTCGACACGATCGCAGAGCAGCTGGCGATGGCCAACGGGGGTGGCGGCGCGAAATACGTTGCGCGGCATCGCAAGCGAGGCAAGTTGCTCGTCCGCGAGCGCATCGAGCTCCTTCTCGACCTCGACACGGCGTTTCTCGAGCTGTGTCCTTTCGCGGCCTGGGGTACGAAGTTTCCCGTCGGGGGCAGTGTGGTGGTCGGCATCGGCATAGTCGAAGGCATCGAGTCGATGATCATCGCCCACGACCCGACAGTCCGCGGCGGCGCATCGAACCCTTACACCTTTCGTAAGGTGTTTCGCGGCATGGCCGTGGCGCGGGAGAACCGCCTGCCCATCATCAATATCGTCGAGTCCGGCGGGGCCGACCTGCCCACACAGGCCGAGATCTTTGTGCCCGGCGGGCAGCTGTTCCACGACTTGACTCAGCACAGCGCCGCGGGACTCCCGACGCTGGCGTTGGTGTTCGGCAACTCGACCGCGGGAGGTGCGTACATCCCGGGCATGTGCGACTACGTCGTGATGGTGCGTAATCGTTCGAAGGTGTTCCTCGGCGGTCCGCCGCTGGTCAAAATGGCCACCGGCGAGGTGTCCGACGACGAGTCGCTCGGCGGCGCCGACATGCATGCGCGCACATCAGGGCTGGCCGACTATATGGCCGAAGACGAGCAGGACGCGATCCGCATCGGCCGGCGCATCATGGCGCGGCTCAACTGGCGTAAGGATGGCGTGGGGCCCACTATGCCCCCACTTCCGCCCGTTCATGACCCCGACCAATTGCTCGGCATCGCGTCGGTCGATCCGAAGGTGCCGTTCGATCCCCGCGACGTCATTGCTCGAGTGGTCGACGGATCGGCTTTCGATGAGTTCAAACCGCTCTACGGCACGTCACTGGTCACTGGCTGGGCCTCGATTCATGGTTTTCCGGTCGGCATCCTCGCCAACGCCCGCGGCATCTTGTTCAGTGAGGAGGCCGAGAAGGGATCGCAGTTCATCCAGCTGGCGAATCAGATCGACACTCCACTCATCTTCTTGCAGAACACTACGGGTTTCATGGTCGGCGCCGAGTACGAGCAGGGCGGCATCATCAAGGACGGCGCCAAAATGATCAACGCCGTGTCCAACAGCACGGTCCCGCACGTGACAATCACGATGGGTGCGTCCTACGGAGCCGGGAATTACGGCATGTGCGGGCGGTCGTACTCGCCGCGCTTTTTGTTTGCCTGGCCGAACTCGAAGTCGGCTGTGATGGGTCCGGCGCAACTGGCCGGCGTGCTGTCCATCGTGGCGCGCGAGTCCGCCGCCGACCGCGGGCTGCCGTTCGACGAGGAGGCCGACGCGCAGATGCGTGCCGCTGTTGAAGGGCAGATCGAGCGCGAGTCCGTCGCGTTGGCCAACAGCGGACGCCTCTACGACGACGGGATCATCGATCCCCGGGATACGCGGACCGTTCTTGGGTTCTGCCTTTCTGTGATCCATAACGGCGAAATCCGTGGCCAGCGCGGCTACGGCGTGTTCAGGATGTGA
- a CDS encoding TetR family transcriptional regulator, which translates to MTASATPRTGTPRARKDAGGQRLSRKTVDDPARYEPVLDAALRAAATGGFDAVQMRSVASAAGIAVGTLYQRFPSKTHLLIAVLKREFERVAADRDWAACATTAGQRLALLTSRLHAEWQRDPKLTEATTRAMVVADSAAATVTAETVAVVQQLFANALGGATATEHHYEIARLITDVWLANLSAYSGDRISASDAYDRINRGVTLLLNGQFNGI; encoded by the coding sequence GTGACCGCATCAGCGACACCCCGGACCGGCACACCACGCGCACGTAAAGACGCTGGGGGCCAGCGTCTGTCACGCAAAACCGTTGATGATCCGGCTCGATACGAGCCGGTTCTGGATGCGGCACTGCGTGCCGCTGCTACGGGTGGCTTTGATGCGGTGCAGATGCGCTCGGTAGCCAGCGCTGCCGGTATCGCCGTCGGCACGCTGTACCAGCGTTTCCCATCGAAAACCCATTTGCTGATCGCGGTGCTCAAGCGGGAGTTCGAACGGGTCGCCGCCGACCGTGACTGGGCGGCCTGCGCGACCACCGCCGGCCAGCGGCTGGCGCTGCTCACATCCCGATTGCACGCCGAGTGGCAGCGCGACCCGAAACTGACCGAGGCCACGACGCGCGCGATGGTCGTGGCCGACAGCGCCGCAGCGACTGTGACGGCCGAGACCGTCGCGGTGGTTCAGCAGCTTTTCGCCAACGCACTCGGCGGTGCGACTGCCACCGAGCACCATTACGAGATCGCCCGCCTGATCACCGACGTGTGGTTGGCCAATCTGAGCGCCTATAGCGGTGATCGTATCTCCGCGTCCGATGCCTACGACCGCATCAACCGCGGCGTGACCCTATTACTGAATGGCCAGTTCAACGGCATTTAG
- a CDS encoding TetR/AcrR family transcriptional regulator, which translates to MVDTVARSRRRGEDRRAQIIAAATQLIADRGYHAVSMADIGLAAGVVGPAIYRHFDSKAGLLSALFEQVIDALHQRASAIVEQSRAGTEGQALTALVADHVALVMNQRELAIVYYREVHNLADHQRSRLRRKQRLYLQEWVHVLGELRPELDEAELRALVHATIGAIQSTLHYRDTGLPPERVSALLAQVAHGVLGVHPARSQKQSRRAQGIDATA; encoded by the coding sequence GTGGTGGATACCGTTGCTCGCAGCCGACGGCGCGGAGAGGACCGTCGGGCGCAGATCATTGCGGCAGCGACACAACTGATCGCCGATCGCGGTTATCACGCTGTCTCGATGGCTGATATCGGCCTGGCGGCCGGGGTGGTCGGTCCGGCTATCTACCGGCATTTCGATAGCAAGGCCGGGTTGCTGTCGGCGTTGTTCGAGCAAGTTATCGACGCTTTACACCAGCGCGCGTCGGCAATCGTTGAGCAATCCAGGGCCGGAACCGAAGGACAGGCTTTGACGGCGCTGGTGGCTGACCATGTGGCGCTGGTGATGAATCAGCGCGAGCTCGCCATTGTCTACTACCGGGAGGTCCACAATCTCGCCGACCATCAACGCAGTCGGCTACGCCGGAAGCAGCGCCTGTACCTGCAGGAATGGGTGCACGTCCTCGGCGAGTTGCGTCCTGAACTCGACGAAGCCGAGTTGCGCGCCTTAGTGCACGCCACAATCGGCGCGATCCAGTCAACCCTTCACTACCGCGATACAGGACTACCACCGGAGCGGGTTTCTGCATTGCTCGCCCAAGTTGCTCACGGCGTCCTGGGCGTGCACCCCGCGCGTTCTCAGAAGCAATCCAGACGCGCGCAGGGTATCGACGCCACCGCTTAG
- a CDS encoding long-chain-fatty-acid--CoA ligase, whose translation MYLTQGLHRAVQHHPNRPATIHGDRIRTYAESAQRVAKLAGALRSIGVQRGDRVAMLALNSDRYHEYLLAVPWADAVLNPLNIRWSAAEIGYALTDSQTDVLFVDDAFSALVPALRSSCPHLRYVIHCGDGPTPAGMLPYEELVASGSPGDDIRRSGDQIAGIFYTGGTTGLPKGVMLSHANLVTSSLGMLSVGSFLGDGARLLHVAPLFHLADLATWAAQTALGGTHVMLSTFNPEDILTAVEQQRITDVLLVPTMLQLVVDHPRVDQFDLSSLTNVMYGASPISEAVLTRAMRALPGVRFMQGYGMTELSPLATVLRPEDHADPELLRSAGRAAPCVEVKIVGPDDRELPRGDTGEVAVRGGNVMLGYWNKPEETSAALRGGWMHTGDAGYMDEQGYVFVVDRLKDMIISGGENVYSTEVENVLADHPAVAACAVIGLPDENWGERVHAVVVLANDHTTTAQDLRQFCRDRIAGYKAPRTASFVDALPLSGAGKVLKRELRNQLQSQSAAQA comes from the coding sequence ATGTACCTCACTCAGGGCCTGCACAGAGCTGTGCAGCATCACCCGAACCGACCGGCCACGATCCACGGGGATCGCATCAGGACCTACGCGGAATCGGCGCAGCGAGTAGCGAAGCTGGCCGGCGCTCTGCGCAGTATTGGTGTGCAGCGAGGCGACCGGGTGGCGATGCTTGCACTGAACTCGGACCGCTATCACGAATACCTACTCGCGGTCCCATGGGCGGACGCGGTGCTCAATCCGCTCAACATTCGGTGGAGCGCCGCCGAGATCGGCTACGCGCTGACCGACTCGCAGACCGATGTGTTGTTCGTCGACGACGCCTTCAGCGCGCTGGTTCCGGCGCTCCGTTCGTCGTGCCCGCACCTGCGTTACGTCATTCATTGCGGTGACGGGCCGACCCCGGCAGGCATGCTGCCGTATGAGGAACTGGTAGCTAGCGGCTCCCCGGGCGACGATATACGGCGTAGCGGCGATCAGATTGCTGGGATCTTTTATACCGGCGGCACGACCGGCCTGCCCAAGGGTGTCATGCTCAGCCACGCGAACCTGGTTACTTCGTCGCTTGGAATGCTCAGTGTCGGAAGCTTTTTAGGCGACGGAGCGCGCCTGCTTCACGTCGCACCACTGTTCCATCTGGCCGACTTGGCGACGTGGGCCGCTCAGACCGCGCTGGGGGGAACTCATGTCATGCTCTCGACCTTCAATCCAGAAGATATTCTGACTGCTGTTGAACAGCAACGAATTACGGATGTGCTTCTCGTACCCACGATGCTACAGTTGGTCGTCGATCACCCGCGCGTCGACCAATTCGACCTCTCCAGCCTGACAAACGTGATGTACGGTGCTTCGCCGATCTCGGAAGCGGTCCTTACGCGCGCGATGAGGGCGCTCCCTGGAGTGCGGTTCATGCAGGGCTACGGCATGACGGAGTTATCACCGCTGGCGACCGTTTTGCGCCCTGAAGATCACGCCGACCCTGAGCTGCTGCGTTCCGCCGGACGCGCCGCTCCGTGTGTTGAGGTAAAGATCGTGGGTCCTGACGACCGGGAGCTCCCACGCGGCGATACCGGCGAAGTCGCGGTGCGCGGGGGCAATGTAATGCTGGGCTACTGGAACAAGCCCGAAGAGACGTCGGCAGCTCTACGCGGCGGATGGATGCATACCGGAGATGCCGGTTACATGGACGAACAGGGTTACGTCTTCGTCGTGGACCGACTCAAGGACATGATCATCTCAGGCGGCGAAAATGTCTATTCGACCGAAGTCGAGAACGTGTTGGCCGATCATCCGGCAGTCGCGGCATGCGCGGTCATCGGTCTGCCCGACGAGAATTGGGGCGAACGCGTACACGCGGTTGTCGTCTTGGCCAACGATCACACCACCACAGCACAGGACCTCCGACAGTTCTGCAGAGACCGAATTGCCGGCTACAAAGCACCTCGAACCGCATCCTTCGTCGACGCGTTACCACTCTCGGGCGCCGGCAAAGTTCTCAAACGGGAACTAAGGAACCAACTGCAAAGTCAAAGCGCCGCCCAGGCTTGA
- a CDS encoding DUF6188 family protein — MINQWIECCTVQRMSLKDGLVLNMDDYNELVISGRLHLTLPPTGPHPAEVVEIDPTNLSECERPLFDLAGSVCTEAWCTENGTLHVRFSRGHAIEVAADTQIAAWELYGKHHGYMACLPGGRVRTVRHDLPDDEDVPAEIASRTT; from the coding sequence ATGATCAACCAGTGGATCGAGTGTTGCACAGTACAGCGGATGTCCCTCAAAGACGGCCTGGTGCTGAATATGGATGATTACAACGAACTGGTCATCTCGGGGCGTCTGCACCTCACGCTCCCCCCAACAGGGCCGCATCCGGCCGAAGTCGTGGAGATCGACCCGACAAACCTTTCGGAGTGCGAGCGGCCCTTATTCGACCTGGCCGGTTCAGTGTGCACCGAAGCGTGGTGCACCGAGAACGGCACGCTGCACGTGCGGTTTTCCCGCGGCCACGCCATCGAGGTCGCCGCCGACACCCAGATCGCGGCCTGGGAACTCTATGGCAAACACCACGGCTACATGGCGTGCCTGCCGGGCGGTCGGGTCCGCACTGTGCGCCACGACCTACCCGACGACGAGGACGTACCAGCCGAAATCGCCTCCAGGACAACATGA
- a CDS encoding acetyl/propionyl/methylcrotonyl-CoA carboxylase subunit alpha, with amino-acid sequence MAVPVIRKVLVANRGEIARRVFRTCRDLGIVTVAVYSDADADAWHVADADEAVHFPGSSPAETYLDIQRLIAAASLTGADAVHPGYGFLSENAAFARACAATGLVFIGPPPEAIDAMGSKLQAKKMMSDAGVPVLPGGDTTGLSTEQLAKLAADVGYPVLVKASAGGGGRGMRVVTSPGELDGAVAAASREAAAAFGDGTVFLERYLQRPRHIEIQVMADTHGNVVALFERECSVQRRHQKVIEEAPSPVVDEALRARMSEAAVAAARAVGYVGAGTVEFVYDAGQDGQGGTFAFLEMNTRLQVEHPVTELITGLDLVRAQLLVAMGRPLPAEMHNLRINGHAVEARLCAEDPADEYRPCTGTLRTMDIPALAGVRVDSGFRAGSVIGHHYDSLLAKVIAWAPTRDEALAGLSAALARARIHGVTTNRDLLVRVLRHDEFAGWGTDTGFLQRHDVAELGAALVDAQAERLHAVAATVAGVSARRAVATLQSTLPAGWRNNPSQPQTTTWQTRDGREVRVGYTLRPTGTCLWVDDDLLTDIEIAESSSERVVLCVGGVRRAYDVVLDDDLAHVDSVAGYSSLRIVPRFVDPSTLAPPGSLTAPMPGSVIRLPVAEGEKVSAGQKLVVLEAMKMEHTVASPIDGVLSTLPVQVGHQVSTGDVLAVVEAVDGSEVASDATEP; translated from the coding sequence ATGGCGGTGCCTGTGATTCGCAAGGTCCTGGTCGCCAACCGTGGCGAGATTGCGCGGCGGGTGTTTCGCACCTGCCGCGACCTCGGCATCGTGACGGTGGCGGTTTATTCCGACGCCGATGCCGACGCGTGGCATGTCGCTGACGCTGACGAGGCGGTGCATTTTCCCGGTTCGTCTCCCGCCGAGACGTATCTCGACATTCAACGGCTGATCGCTGCGGCTTCGCTGACTGGCGCGGATGCTGTCCACCCCGGCTACGGCTTCCTGTCCGAGAACGCTGCGTTCGCGCGTGCCTGCGCCGCCACCGGCCTCGTCTTCATCGGTCCGCCGCCCGAGGCGATCGACGCTATGGGCTCGAAGCTGCAGGCCAAGAAGATGATGTCTGACGCGGGGGTGCCAGTGTTGCCGGGCGGCGACACCACGGGCCTGTCGACCGAGCAGCTGGCGAAGTTGGCCGCCGACGTCGGCTACCCGGTCCTGGTCAAGGCCAGCGCTGGTGGTGGCGGCCGGGGCATGCGCGTGGTTACCTCGCCGGGCGAACTCGACGGGGCGGTCGCAGCGGCCTCGCGCGAGGCCGCTGCCGCGTTCGGCGACGGCACCGTTTTCCTCGAGCGCTACCTCCAGCGCCCGCGCCACATCGAGATTCAGGTTATGGCCGACACGCACGGCAACGTCGTCGCGCTGTTCGAGCGGGAGTGCTCCGTGCAGCGTCGGCACCAGAAGGTCATCGAGGAGGCGCCGTCCCCGGTCGTCGACGAGGCGTTGCGCGCACGGATGAGCGAGGCCGCCGTCGCCGCTGCGCGCGCGGTCGGTTACGTGGGGGCGGGCACGGTTGAATTCGTCTACGACGCCGGCCAGGACGGCCAGGGCGGCACCTTTGCGTTCTTAGAGATGAACACCCGGTTGCAGGTCGAGCACCCCGTTACCGAGCTGATCACCGGTCTCGACCTGGTACGTGCCCAACTGCTGGTAGCCATGGGCCGCCCGTTGCCTGCGGAGATGCACAACCTGCGAATAAACGGCCATGCGGTCGAGGCCCGTCTGTGCGCCGAAGATCCGGCGGACGAATACCGGCCTTGCACGGGGACCCTGCGCACCATGGACATCCCGGCGCTCGCCGGCGTGCGCGTTGACTCGGGGTTTCGCGCCGGTTCGGTGATCGGTCACCACTACGATTCGCTGCTGGCCAAGGTCATCGCGTGGGCGCCCACCCGCGACGAGGCCCTCGCCGGCCTGTCGGCCGCGCTAGCCCGCGCTCGTATCCACGGCGTGACCACCAATCGCGACCTGCTCGTGCGCGTTCTGCGCCACGACGAGTTTGCCGGGTGGGGCACCGACACGGGCTTCCTTCAACGACACGACGTCGCCGAACTCGGCGCGGCCCTGGTTGACGCGCAGGCCGAGCGCTTGCACGCCGTCGCGGCGACCGTGGCCGGCGTTTCGGCACGGCGTGCTGTAGCGACGCTGCAGTCCACGCTGCCCGCCGGGTGGCGCAACAATCCTTCTCAGCCTCAGACCACGACCTGGCAGACGAGAGACGGGCGCGAAGTGCGTGTCGGATACACGCTACGTCCGACGGGAACTTGCTTGTGGGTTGACGACGATCTGCTCACCGACATCGAGATCGCCGAAAGCAGCAGTGAGCGCGTCGTGCTGTGTGTCGGCGGCGTGAGGCGCGCCTACGATGTCGTCCTCGATGACGATCTTGCCCATGTCGACTCGGTCGCGGGGTACTCGTCACTACGCATAGTGCCGCGCTTCGTCGATCCGAGCACATTGGCTCCGCCCGGATCGCTCACCGCGCCAATGCCGGGCTCGGTGATTCGACTGCCGGTCGCCGAGGGCGAGAAGGTGTCGGCGGGCCAGAAGCTCGTCGTCCTCGAGGCGATGAAGATGGAGCACACCGTCGCCAGCCCGATTGACGGGGTGCTCAGCACACTTCCGGTCCAGGTCGGCCATCAGGTCTCCACCGGTGACGTGCTCGCCGTCGTCGAGGCGGTGGACGGCAGTGAGGTGGCGTCGGACGCGACCGAGCCCTAG
- a CDS encoding TetR/AcrR family transcriptional regulator, giving the protein MTREQASTEPDYDSDDIDPRRIRSRTRLLDAAANLLSTGGVEAVTIDAVTKASKVARTTLYRHFTSSSHLLAATFERLLPHVTPPTPTSGTLRELLVELLSRQATLFSDAPLHVTTLAWLALGPSGAADSERQRASGALRARVIDQYRKPFDALLQSPDAQTQLGDFNLELVLCQLVGPLAFARMTGFHTITHDDCAQIVDDFLTAHRRAPQIAAPTTNAASAS; this is encoded by the coding sequence ATGACCCGCGAACAGGCGAGCACAGAGCCGGACTATGACTCCGACGACATCGATCCGCGCCGGATTCGTTCGCGCACAAGGCTGCTCGACGCCGCAGCCAACCTGCTCAGCACCGGAGGCGTCGAAGCCGTCACCATCGACGCCGTCACCAAAGCCTCCAAAGTCGCACGCACCACCCTCTATCGCCACTTCACCAGCTCATCGCACCTCCTCGCAGCCACCTTCGAGCGGCTACTACCGCACGTCACACCCCCGACCCCAACCAGCGGCACGCTGCGCGAACTCCTCGTCGAACTACTCAGCCGGCAAGCAACGCTGTTCAGCGACGCCCCGCTACATGTCACCACCCTGGCCTGGCTCGCCCTCGGCCCCAGCGGCGCCGCCGACAGCGAACGCCAACGCGCATCCGGGGCGTTGCGTGCCCGCGTCATCGACCAATACCGCAAGCCATTCGACGCCCTGCTCCAAAGCCCCGACGCACAAACCCAACTCGGCGACTTCAACCTCGAACTCGTCCTCTGCCAACTTGTCGGACCCCTCGCGTTCGCGCGAATGACCGGCTTCCACACCATCACCCACGACGACTGCGCCCAGATCGTCGACGACTTCCTTACGGCCCACCGGCGCGCGCCGCAGATTGCTGCACCGACGACAAACGCGGCCAGCGCCTCGTAA
- a CDS encoding acyl-CoA dehydrogenase family protein: MTQLDEHAETATANPWKTPERLALSDLAQSFTRKEIAPHITEWEEAGELPRELHRSAARAGLLGIGFAEEVGGAGGDLRDLVLLTEGVMAAGGSSGVLASLLTHNIALPHMVAQGDPDHIQRFVAPTLSGEKIGSLGVTEPDTGSDVAGIRTTAVRDGDHYVVNGAKMFITSAVRADFVTTAVRTGGPGAGGISLLVVERGTPGFSVSRALKKMGWWCSDTAELGYADVRVPVANLVGAENSGFVQIMQQFQVERAFIAVQCYATAQRCLDLTLQWVKQRETFGRALSTRQVVRHKIVDIATAVDVARTYTRAAVDRIVAGDTNVTMVSMAKNAAVAACDLAVDSAVQLHGGMGYLRETEVERHYRDSRILGIGGGTTEIMKEIIAKQIGL; this comes from the coding sequence ATGACCCAACTGGACGAGCACGCCGAAACAGCGACGGCCAACCCCTGGAAGACCCCGGAGCGGCTCGCCTTGAGCGATCTGGCGCAGTCGTTCACCCGCAAGGAAATCGCCCCGCACATCACCGAATGGGAGGAGGCCGGGGAGCTGCCGCGCGAATTGCACCGCAGCGCAGCGCGGGCCGGACTGCTCGGTATCGGCTTCGCCGAGGAGGTCGGCGGCGCCGGTGGCGACCTGCGCGACCTCGTCTTGCTCACCGAGGGCGTGATGGCGGCCGGCGGCTCATCAGGGGTGCTGGCGAGCCTGCTGACGCACAACATCGCCCTGCCGCACATGGTCGCTCAGGGTGACCCGGACCATATTCAGCGGTTCGTCGCGCCGACGCTCTCGGGCGAGAAGATCGGCAGCCTCGGTGTCACAGAGCCCGACACCGGCTCCGACGTAGCCGGGATCCGCACCACCGCCGTGCGCGACGGCGACCACTACGTCGTTAACGGAGCCAAAATGTTCATCACGTCGGCGGTGCGTGCCGACTTCGTCACCACGGCCGTACGGACCGGCGGCCCCGGCGCGGGCGGAATCTCGTTGCTCGTCGTCGAGCGCGGCACGCCCGGATTCAGCGTGTCACGCGCGCTGAAAAAGATGGGCTGGTGGTGCTCGGACACCGCCGAACTGGGCTACGCCGACGTGCGGGTTCCCGTCGCCAACCTCGTCGGCGCGGAGAACAGCGGCTTCGTCCAGATCATGCAACAGTTCCAGGTCGAGCGCGCCTTCATCGCCGTCCAGTGCTACGCCACCGCGCAACGCTGCCTTGATCTAACCCTGCAGTGGGTCAAGCAACGCGAGACATTCGGCCGCGCGCTGTCGACCCGCCAGGTCGTCCGCCACAAGATCGTCGACATCGCAACGGCCGTCGATGTAGCGCGGACCTACACCCGCGCCGCCGTCGACCGCATCGTCGCGGGCGACACCAACGTGACCATGGTGTCGATGGCCAAGAACGCGGCGGTCGCCGCGTGCGATCTTGCGGTCGACAGCGCTGTGCAATTACACGGAGGCATGGGCTATCTGCGGGAGACCGAGGTCGAACGCCATTATCGCGACTCGCGCATCCTCGGCATAGGCGGTGGCACGACTGAAATCATGAAGGAGATCATCGCCAAGCAGATCGGCCTGTGA
- a CDS encoding PaaI family thioesterase, whose protein sequence is MSEETLPPSRLPFHTPTCMGCGPDNPHGFQLTVFRDGDSVFSDITFDERHSGAPGLAHGGAVAAVCDDLFGFTLWVAGTPAVTRSLTVDYLQPVPLYQPHRITAHVESRDGRALHVTGAGSSSDGMVRFTAKALFIIVTAEHFGAHGDLTAFSDVFQRLAAISESPGSGDPTP, encoded by the coding sequence TTGAGCGAGGAAACGCTGCCGCCTAGCCGTCTACCGTTTCACACGCCGACGTGTATGGGGTGCGGACCCGACAATCCGCATGGCTTCCAGCTGACCGTCTTTCGCGATGGTGACAGCGTATTCAGCGACATCACCTTCGATGAACGCCACAGCGGCGCACCGGGTTTGGCGCATGGTGGTGCAGTCGCCGCCGTATGCGATGACCTGTTTGGCTTCACCTTGTGGGTGGCGGGCACCCCGGCGGTCACCCGAAGTCTAACCGTGGACTACCTGCAGCCCGTGCCGTTATACCAACCCCACCGCATCACCGCGCACGTCGAGTCACGCGATGGCCGCGCCCTGCATGTCACGGGCGCGGGAAGCAGCAGCGACGGAATGGTCAGGTTCACGGCGAAAGCGTTATTCATCATCGTGACGGCCGAGCATTTCGGCGCCCACGGTGACCTGACGGCGTTCAGCGACGTGTTCCAGAGGCTCGCGGCCATCTCCGAGTCGCCAGGATCGGGCGACCCCACGCCGTGA